A single window of Periophthalmus magnuspinnatus isolate fPerMag1 chromosome 22, fPerMag1.2.pri, whole genome shotgun sequence DNA harbors:
- the LOC117390923 gene encoding uncharacterized protein LOC117390923, translating into MGNITGVTVQDPAFPFSYDQTQFDLCLDIPVLKDNLNAICEKVDDNDFQKIILRKLNEAYPAGVSDENVQVLGSVSRTATVDDISKWNITTIDTLSALMKTEDGPWEAAKSRAVITRYLNTPGTSLGTSELNAIDSNLCALDTTTLKTITPESLRKIKSLNVASCSFEQKKVLYEISNTSFSSYRASPVSYYNLIKNFLGGAPLADIQTLSTQNINMDISTFQSLNTNVINKLTVSEVQGLLGNNVADLKTFEKAPAVEAWINLQRQSNLDTLGLGLATTRVDPTSPPPVMNSTATDTSSATPATNTSSTTPATNTSSTTPATNTSSTTPATNTSSTTPATNTSSTTPATNTSSTTPATNTSSTTPATNTSSTTPATNTSSTTPATNTSSTTPATNTSSTTPATNTSSTTPATNTSSTTPATNTSSTTPATNTSSTTPATSTSSNTPATSSSAASTPAPGSSATSHQMTTTTLNPATTTANNTVSRGEGFISQSSSLLMVLLLSVLQLHII; encoded by the exons ATGGGTAACATCACTGGGGTGACTGTTCAAGACCCTGCCTTCCCGTTCAGCTATGATCAAACCCAGTTTGATCTTTGCTTGGACATTCCAGTGCTGAAGGATAACCTGAACGCCATCTGTGAAAAGGTTGATGACAATGACTTCCAAAAGATCATACTGAGAAAACTTAATGAG GCCTACCCTGCTGGTGTTTCTGATGAGAATGTCCAGGTGCTGGGTTCAGTCTCACGCACGGCCACTGTCGACGACATCTCCAAATGGAACATCACCACGATTGACACGCTGTCAGCACTCATGAAGACTGAGGATGGGCCTTGGGAGGCAGCAAAG AgcagagctgttatcaccagATACCTTAATACACCAGGGACTTCTCTGGGCACCTCTGAACTGAACGCTATTGACTCTAACCTGTGTGCATTAGATACCACTACACTGAAAACCATCACTCCAGAAAGTCTCAG GAAAATCAAATCCCTGAATGTGGCATCATGTTCATTTGAGCAGAAGAAAGTCTTATATGAGATCAGTAACACTTCCTTCAGCTCATATCGTGCCAGTCCAGTCTCTTATTACAACCTAATAAAGAACTTCTTAG GTGGAGCCCCTCTAGCAGACATCCAGACACTGTCCACCCAAAACATCAATATGGACATCAGCACCTTCCAGAGTCTCAACACAAATGTTATTAAT aaACTGACAGTCAGTGAAGTGCAAGGCCTCTTGGGAAACAACGTGGCAGACCTAAAGACCTTTGAGAAGGCACCTGCAGTGGAGGCCTGGATCAATCTGCAGAGACAGTCCAATCTGGACACACTCGGTTTAGGCCTTGCAACGACCAGAGTCGACCCCACCAGTCCTCCACCAGTCATGAATTCTACTGCCACTGACACCTCTTCAGCTACACCCGCCACCAACACCTCTTCAACTACACCCGCCACCAACACCTCCTCAACTACACCCGCCACCAACACCTCCTCAACTACACCCGCCACCAACACCTCCTCAACTACACCCGCCACCAACACCTCCTCAACTACACCCGCCACCAACACCTCCTCAACTACACCCGCCACCAACACTTCCTCAACTACACCCGCCACCAACACTTCCTCAACTACACCCGCCACCAACACCTCCTCAACTACACCCGCCACCAACACTTCCTCAACTACACCCGCCACCAACACCTCCTCAACTACACCCGCCACCAACACCTCCTCAACTACACCCGCCACCAACACCTCCTCAACTACACCCGCCACCAACACCTCCTCAACTACACCCGCCACCAACACCTCCTCAACTACACCCGCCACCAGCACCTCTTCAAATACACCCGCCACCAGCTCCTCTGCTGCCTCCACCCCAGCACCAG GGAGCTCTGCTACAAGTCACCAAATGACTACAACCACACTAAATCCAGCAACTACAACAG cCAATAACACTGTGAGTCGAGGAGAAGGTTTTATCAGTCAGTCCTCATCCCTCCTCATGGTTTTACTGCTAAGTGTGCTTCAGCTACACATCATTTAA